Within the Miscanthus floridulus cultivar M001 chromosome 17, ASM1932011v1, whole genome shotgun sequence genome, the region TCTATAAAATGCCCTAGCTCAACTCTTTGCTACCTCCACATATATAAGAGCATCTCAAGAGTGCCTGTTTTTTTCTTTCCCAAAGCTTGTAGTTTTGCCAACTCCCAAAAAagtattgtgagaaaaaaaagaaGGCTATCTTCAAAAGTTTTCAATAAATGacttccaaaaaaaataaaattttggtCACACAACTTTTTTTCGGCATTTTTTCCCCGCGGCCTGGCTGTGTCGCGCGAAACCCATCCTCGCTCGCGTGTATCCTATCGCCGCTGCCTCCTCCCTGCTGGCCGTGGCCGCATCCCAGGCAGGGCCGTCGCAATAATTTTGAGGGCCCTCGTGCAAGCAAGGCACAAAGGGCCCAGCAATCTAATGTTTTAATATGACGATTCAAATACTGAAATACATAGTACTACTAATAAGAGATAACTTGCGGCATATATTTAGTTCAATAAAAAATGACATTACATCAAATCGAAGAAGCTAAAAGAGCTGTAAGATAACTATTATGGTTACCTCAAATGTAGAGTTTTAGTGCTTTTTAAAAAACCGCCTTCGggcatttcttgatgcaaaatctTCAATAACAATATCGAGATCAATTTTATCCAAAATATCCTTCTCAATGCTGCACATAGCCAAGCCATTTAATCTTTCTTGTAGCATAGTTGATCTCAAACAATTTTTCAATAGCTTCAATTTAGAGAAGCTTCTTTCGGCTGATGCTACTGTCACAGGAACAGTTAAGAGAATCCAATATGCAATAGAGACATTTGGATAGCAATCTAAATCTTTAACAAAGTGAAGAATCTCAAGTGCTGACATTAATTTATCTGGCAAAGTAACTTGCAGCACTTTCACTTCAGAGAAAAAATCATCTAACTCAACATCAGACTTGTTGTCATGAGAAAATTTGTTTACAAAAGTGGTGCAACACTTTTGTAGATCAGTAGCATCCAAGGACTTCAGATTTTCCGAGTTGAACAAGAAACCAAATATTTCTTCAAATTTCTTTAGCTGATCAAATCGACTAGTCAATGAAACAATTGCATGATCAATAATAACTAGGAAGTACTCTTCTTTGAAGGAATCTATAGCTGAACGTTGTAATTCTTCGGTTTCATCATTTTGTTCATCAAAATGCTTCTTTCTTTTACCTTGACGTTTTGTAGGAAATGTTGGCTCTACATCCATACTAGATGCAATGGATTTTGCAGTCTCAATGCTAGCACTGAAGCCTGTATCTCTGTAGTCCTGGAAATATGTTATGACCCCTTCAATCTGTTTAAGAGTACCATCCAAGGACACAATCGGAGACTGCAACTTTTTGCTCACCATGTTGATAGTAGATAAAATATCATCCCAAATAACCATACCaactaaaaattcaaaattctcaAGTGCTGTTACCAATGATTGAGCATCACTCACTGCTTTTGGGTCATCGGAAGATGTTCTTTCCACCTCCTGCAGAACTGATCTTATTTGAGGGGCTTGATACCTGATAGGTTGCACACTCTTTATTCGACTCTCCCAACGAGTATCAGACAAGGGCTTGACAGTGAACCTCTCAACATTATCAGTCAAAATTTTCCACCTTTTAGTAGAACGTGAAAACAATGCATATATCCGTTGTATGACACCAAAAAACGAAATAGCCTTTCTGCAAGATTTTGCCATATCACAAAGAGTAAGGTTCAGACTGTGACATGCACATGACATATACAATGCTCTTGGATTAATTTCAAGCACACGTGTCTGCACACCTTGATGTTTTCCCTTCATATTGGAACCATTGTCATACCCTTGACCTCTCACATCATCAATGTTCAAATCAAGAGTCTACAATGCATCCAACAATACATTAAAAAGCCACAATCCTGATGTGTCATCAACCTTTAAGAACTCTAGAAAAAATTCCTCTACTCTTGGAATGGCACTTGACATATTAACACAACGCACAATTAGTGTCATTTGTTCTTCATGGCTCACATCTGGGGTACAATTCAAGATAACAGAGAAATACTTGGCATCTTTTATAATCTTTAAGATATGTGTTTTCACAGCATCAGCAAGAATAGCAATTAACTCATTCTGAATACTAGGGCCAAGATAATGATGATAAATCTCACTATTATGAATGCGCCTAATATGTTCTTGCATCACAGGATCAAATTCAGCAATCATTTCTACCGTGGCCAGGAAATTACCATTATTTGGTTGATAAAGTTTTGCATTTGATCCTCGAAAGGCTAGATTTTGTTTAGCAAGAAACTTCACAGCAGAAACTATTCTTACCAGCACTTGTCTCCAACGCTCCTTCTCTTTTGCAATTTCCCGCTGCATTTCATCATCAATTGTTTGATTTTTGCTTAATCTAATCCGAAGATCATTCCATGTATTCATGTTTGTCAAATGCTCCACACTGTTCTCATGCTGTTTTAGTTTCACACTCAAGTGCCTCCAATCCCTCACTCCTTCAGATGCAAAATTAGACTTGTTCTGATTTGATTTGAACAACTTGCAGCAAAAACAATAGACCTTGTCCACATGTTTAGAGTAAACCAGCCACTTTCTGTCAACAACTTCACCATTAGTTAACTTTCTAGAGTAATAAGCATATGAAAAATGCCTATTACTAGGATCACTAGGGAATTCTAAATCCATTTCTCTCATAGGCCCTTTCTCAATTAAGATATCCCTTTTGCTATTATCAATATTTTCCCATGTTCTAGGATCAAAGATAGTCGACAGTGAATCTTCTTGTTCATCCATGTTTACATTTTCTGTATCATCCGAAGGCTGCAAATTTTTCTGTAAATTTTCCTCCTCAGTAGCACCTTCATTGGAATCTTGTGCAATTATTGGTTGATCATGCTCCTGCCTCTGATCTTGAATGACTCCGGCATTTCTTGAACTTGAAAAAAACTTATGTATAGCACCCTTTTGCGATTCTTTCGATTGCTCTTctagttttctttttttccttttctcatAACCAGACAAATGTTTTTTTGGCGGCATCTATCATTTACAAAAAATATATTTCAATTAGAATTTAGAAATTAGATCCCTACGACTGATAACTGAACTAGAACTGCAAATTGGCAAATGCAATCACTTATTCACTTACTGCTAGGTGCTGGCCACAGAGTCACGGAGTCATGGCCGGAGTGCCTAGTGCCGAACTGACGAACTAAATTGAAAAAAAAAGTGATAAGGGACAGGGAGGCTagaggatggagatggaggccATACGCCCATACCCGAACGTGCTGATCCTAATCGTATATTAGTATGCTATTATAGTATTATCGTATACTTGCTGACGTAGTGACGTGAAGCCGTGAAGGACTGCAGCAGCAGTACAGCACGGCCCTGGCGACGAGCGGACGAGGTCACCGtgcccgccggccgccgccctcAATCCGCCGTGATTCCCGCGAAGAACGCCGTCGCCATCAACGCAAAGGAAGTCGCGACTCTGATCGCAAATCGGAAGGGTCGCTCGCGAATAGGAAGGGTCGCCGTCATACGAAGCGATCGAGCGCACCAGCAAATGGACTCAGAAAGCCTGTATACCTGTAGTATAGAGGGGTATACTCATGGGCCCCAACGCCATGGGCCCCCGGCCGTCGCACCCCCTGCACGTACCTTTAAGACGGGCCTGATCCCAGGCGACCGCAGGCACTTTCCAGCCAGCTGTGGCCTCCTCCCAGCTGGCCGCGCCCTCCACCAAGCCGGCCGCAGCGACCCTCCCAGACGGCCACCGCCACCTCCCAGCCGGCCTCTCAAGCATGCTACACATCATGGCGCTGCCCGAGTCGGAGCTCTCCGCGGGGCAGCT harbors:
- the LOC136515784 gene encoding uncharacterized protein, encoding MPPKKHLSGYEKRKKRKLEEQSKESQKGAIHKFFSSSRNAGVIQDQRQEHDQPIIAQDSNEGATEEENLQKNLQPSDDTENVNMDEQEDSLSTIFDPRTWENIDNSKRDILIEKGPMREMDLEFPSDPSNRHFSYAYYSRKLTNGEVVDRKHLSVKLKQHENSVEHLTNMNTWNDLRIRLSKNQTIDDEMQREIAKEKERSNAKLYQPNNGNFLATVEMIAEFDPVMQEHIRRIHNSEIYHHYLGPSIQNELIAILADATLDLNIDDVRGQGYDNGSNMKGKHQGVQTRVLEINPRALYMSCACHSLNLTLCDMAKSCRKAISFFGVIQRIYALFSRSTKRWKILTDNVERFTVKPLSDTRWESRIKSVQPIRYQAPQIRSVLQEVERTSSDDPKAVSDAQSLVTALENFEFLVGMVIWDDILSTINMVSKKLQSPIVSLDGTLKQIEGVITYFQDYRDTGFSSDVELDDFFSEVKVLQVTLPDKLMSALEILHFVKDLDCYPNVSIAYWILLTVPVTVASAERSFSKLKLLKNCLRSTMLQERLNGLAMCSIEKDILDKIDLDIVIEDFASRNARRRFFKKH